Below is a window of Campylobacter canadensis DNA.
TAATTTTTCTACTTTTTTAGCAAAGGGCGGAATTTATTTAGAAGATTTGTTTGTAAAAAAGGAATTTAGAAATAAAAAAATCGCTAGTCATTTATTTAGACGCTTAGCACAAATTGCAGTAGAAAATGACTTAGCAAGGATTGATTTTGTATGCTTAAAAGATAATGATTTAGCACTTAATTATTATGATAGAATTGGTGCAAAAATACAAGATGAATGGCATTTGCTTAGGTTAAATAGCGATGATATTTTAAAGCTTAGTAAAAAAGAATTTTAACTAAAATTCTTTTAAAGCTTGATTTTATTTTCTTGCTTTGCAATCACTTTGCAGTATTAATTTAATTTTGTGCGTTTTGTGAGAATTATATTTATGCTTTTTATAGATATTTTATACTTCTAAAAGCTGTTTAAAATACTAATATATAAAGTTTTAAGCGTTTTTTCAAATCAAGTATTTTAAAAAATAGCGATATTTTGAGTGCAATATATACATTATTATTTAAAGTTCTGCCTTAGTTCTGCCTTAGTTGTGCCTTAGTTGTGCTTGAGTTGTGCCTTAGTTGTGCCTTAGTTGTGCTTGAGTTGTGCTTGAGTTGTGCTTGAGTTGTGCTTGAGTTGTGCCTTAGTTCTGCCTTAGTTGTGCCTTAGTTGTGCTTGAGTTGTGCCTTAGTTGTGCCTTAGTTGTGCCTTAGTTGTGCTTGAGTTGTGCTTGAGTTGTGCTTGAGTTGTGCCTTAGTTGTGCCT
It encodes the following:
- a CDS encoding GNAT family N-acetyltransferase is translated as MIKIKEANVNDVSIILDFIKDLAEYENMSHLVSANEDLLRKNIFENKYAKVLLAYYDNKIAAMALYFYNFSTFLAKGGIYLEDLFVKKEFRNKKIASHLFRRLAQIAVENDLARIDFVCLKDNDLALNYYDRIGAKIQDEWHLLRLNSDDILKLSKKEF